Proteins encoded in a region of the Nicotiana tomentosiformis chromosome 9, ASM39032v3, whole genome shotgun sequence genome:
- the LOC104109641 gene encoding uncharacterized protein At5g19025, with product MHHHLLSSSITMAPPSSSSSSSSSSLSKPLKKPSNPNSPNCPSSSSLCNHSPSATLDLLIFILVLFSGTFLIISYFSYIFNSLSLLFPYPLTINVDVLTTQYIFYAFFFVVFFVVVISFEICCGFFGFFRSRKCGKPGCKGLRRAMEFDLQLQGEECFLRSGGGDSSSSSSSSSSSSSKAVREINELPWKGGSENNPDYECLRAELRKMAPPNGRAVLLFRSKCGCPVAKLEGWGAKRGRRHKKTLALNGKADNR from the exons ATGCACCATCACCTCCTCTCTTCCTCCATTACCATGGCTcccccttcttcttcttcttcttcttcttcttcttccctctcCAAACCCCTCAAAAAGCCCTCAAATCCAAATTCCCCAAATTGCCCCTCCTCTTCCTCCCTCTGTAATCACTCCCCTTCAGCTACTCTTGATCTTCTCATCTTCATTCTTGTTCTCTTCTCTGGCACTTTCCTCATAATCTCCTACTTCTCTTACATCTTCAATTCCCTTTCCCTCCTTTTTCCCTACCCACTTACCATAAACGTCGACGTTTTGACAACCCAGTACATCTTTTACGCGTTCTTCTTCGTTGTTTTCTTCGTGGTGGTGATTTCATTCGAGATCTGTTGtgggtttttcgggttttttagATCGAGGAAATGTGGGAAACCTGGGTGTAAAGGGTTGAGAAGGGCTATGGAATTTGACTTGCAATTGCAGGGTGAAGAGTGCTTTTTGAGATCTGGTGGGGgtgatagtagtagtagtagtagtagtagtagtagtagtagtagtaaagCTGTGAGAGAGATTAATGAGTTGCCTTGGAAAGGTGGGAGTGAGAATAACCCGGATTATGAGTGTTTAAGGGCGGAGTTGAGGAAAATGGCACCCCCCAATGGACGTGCAGTGTTGTTGTTTAGGTCTAAATGTGGGTGTCCTGTCGCTAAACTTGAAGGTTGGGGTGCTAAACGAGGGCGTCGCCACAAGAA GACTCTGGCACTTAATGGTAAAGCAGATAATCGCTGA